Proteins from a genomic interval of Streptococcus sp. D7B5:
- a CDS encoding sugar ABC transporter permease translates to MENQQPSKAALLSVIPGLGQIYNKQKAKGFIFLGVTIVFVLYFLALAAPELHNLITLGDKPGRDNSLFMLIRGAFHLIFVVVYVLFYFSNIKDAHTIAKRINNGIPVPRTFKDMIKGIYENGFPYLLIIPSYVAMTFAIIFPVIVTLMIAFTNYDFQHLPPNKLLDWVGLTNFTNIWSLSTFRSAFGAVLSWTIIWALSASTLQIVIGIFTAIIANQPFIKGKRIFGVIFLLPWAVPAFITILTFSNMFNDSVGAINTQVLPILAKVLPFLDGALIPWKTDPTWTKIALIMMQGWLGFPYIYVLTLGILQSIPNDLYEAAYIDGANAWQKFRNITFPMILAVAAPTLISQYTFNFNNFSIMYLFNGGGPGSVGGGAGSTDILISWIYRLTTGTSPQYSMAAAVTLIISIIVISISMIAFKKLHAFDMEDV, encoded by the coding sequence ATGGAAAACCAACAACCTAGCAAAGCAGCCTTGCTTTCAGTGATTCCTGGGTTAGGACAGATTTACAATAAACAAAAGGCCAAAGGTTTTATCTTCCTTGGTGTCACTATCGTATTTGTTCTTTATTTCCTAGCACTTGCAGCCCCTGAATTGCACAATTTGATCACTCTTGGTGACAAGCCAGGTCGTGATAATTCCCTCTTTATGCTGATTCGTGGTGCCTTCCATTTAATCTTTGTAGTCGTTTATGTGCTCTTTTATTTCTCAAATATTAAAGATGCACATACAATCGCAAAACGTATTAACAATGGAATTCCTGTCCCACGGACTTTTAAAGATATGATCAAAGGTATTTATGAGAATGGATTCCCATACCTTTTGATTATCCCATCGTATGTAGCAATGACATTTGCGATTATCTTCCCAGTTATCGTAACCTTGATGATTGCCTTTACCAACTATGACTTCCAACACTTGCCACCAAACAAATTGTTGGACTGGGTTGGCTTGACGAACTTTACAAACATCTGGAGCTTAAGTACCTTCCGTTCAGCCTTCGGTGCGGTTCTTTCTTGGACCATCATCTGGGCCTTGTCTGCTTCTACTTTGCAGATTGTGATTGGTATCTTCACAGCTATCATTGCTAACCAACCATTTATCAAAGGAAAACGTATCTTTGGTGTTATTTTCCTTCTTCCTTGGGCTGTTCCAGCCTTCATCACTATCTTGACATTCTCAAACATGTTTAACGATAGTGTCGGAGCGATCAACACTCAAGTATTGCCTATCTTGGCTAAGGTTCTTCCTTTCCTTGACGGTGCTCTTATCCCTTGGAAAACAGACCCAACTTGGACGAAGATTGCCTTGATTATGATGCAAGGTTGGCTAGGATTCCCATACATCTACGTTTTGACTTTGGGTATCTTGCAGTCGATTCCTAACGACCTCTACGAAGCGGCTTACATCGATGGTGCCAATGCTTGGCAAAAATTCCGCAACATCACTTTCCCTATGATTTTGGCTGTTGCAGCTCCAACATTGATCAGCCAATACACCTTCAACTTTAACAACTTCTCTATCATGTACCTCTTCAACGGCGGAGGTCCTGGTAGCGTTGGTGGTGGAGCCGGTTCAACTGATATCTTGATCTCATGGATTTATCGTTTGACAACAGGTACATCTCCTCAATACTCTATGGCGGCAGCTGTTACCTTGATCATCTCTATCATTGTCATCTCTATCTCTATGATTGCATTCAAGAAACTACACGCATTTGATATGGAGGACGTCTAA
- a CDS encoding sugar ABC transporter permease: MNNSIKLKRRLTQTLTYLYLIGLSIVIIYPLLITIMSAFKTGNVVAFKLDANVDFSFANFQGLFTETLYGTWYLNTLIIALITMAVQTSIIVLAGYAYSRYNFLARKQSLVFFLIIQMVPTMAALTAFFVMALMLNALNHSWFLIFLYVGGGIPMNAWLMKGYFDTVPMSLDESAKLDGAGHFRRFWQIVLPLVRPMVAVQALWAFMGPFGDYILSSFLLREKEYFTVAVGLQTFVSNVKNLKIAYFSAGAILIALPICILFFFLQKNFVSGLTSGGDKG, translated from the coding sequence ATGAATAACTCAATCAAACTCAAACGTAGACTGACTCAAACCCTCACTTACCTCTACTTGATTGGTCTTTCAATCGTGATTATCTATCCACTTTTGATTACTATTATGTCAGCCTTCAAGACTGGTAACGTCGTAGCTTTTAAACTAGATGCTAACGTCGACTTTAGCTTTGCCAACTTCCAAGGGCTCTTCACTGAAACCTTGTACGGCACTTGGTACCTCAACACTTTGATTATCGCCTTGATTACAATGGCTGTTCAAACAAGTATCATCGTACTTGCTGGTTATGCCTACAGCCGTTACAACTTCTTGGCTCGTAAACAAAGTTTGGTCTTCTTCTTGATCATCCAAATGGTACCAACAATGGCCGCTTTGACAGCCTTCTTCGTTATGGCCCTTATGTTGAATGCCCTTAACCATAGCTGGTTCCTCATCTTCCTATATGTCGGTGGTGGTATCCCAATGAACGCTTGGTTGATGAAAGGTTACTTTGACACCGTACCGATGTCTCTTGATGAATCAGCAAAACTAGATGGTGCAGGACACTTCCGCCGCTTCTGGCAAATTGTTCTCCCACTCGTTCGCCCAATGGTTGCAGTACAAGCGCTCTGGGCCTTCATGGGACCTTTCGGAGACTATATCCTCTCTAGTTTCTTGCTTCGTGAGAAAGAATACTTTACAGTTGCCGTTGGTCTACAGACCTTTGTCAGCAATGTGAAAAACTTGAAGATTGCCTACTTCTCAGCAGGTGCTATCCTCATCGCCCTTCCAATCTGTATTCTCTTCTTCTTCTTACAAAAGAACTTTGTTTCAGGACTTACAAGTGGTGGCGACAAGGGGTAA
- a CDS encoding DUF1189 domain-containing protein: MLPYPFSYFTSIWGFRKPLSKRFGLNWFQLLFTSIFLISLSMVPIAIQNSSQETYPLDTFIDNVYTPLTDEAIMDLSENAQIVDGKLSYSGTKNQQPSLLIGPSQNKELPKDLQLHFDTEELIISKESKELTRIRYHAIQTESFQSKEDLTQAISKDWYQQNRVYISLFLVLGASFLFGLNFFIVSLGASLLLYITKKSRLFSFRTFKECYHFILNCLGLPTLITLILGLFGQNMATLITVQNILFVLYLVTIFYKTHFRDPDYHK, from the coding sequence ATGCTTCCATATCCATTCTCGTATTTTACTAGTATCTGGGGATTTCGTAAGCCCCTGTCAAAACGTTTCGGACTCAACTGGTTTCAGCTTCTCTTTACTAGCATTTTCCTCATCAGCTTGTCTATGGTTCCGATTGCCATTCAAAACAGTTCCCAGGAGACTTATCCACTGGATACCTTTATCGATAATGTCTACACACCCCTGACAGATGAAGCGATCATGGACTTGTCAGAGAATGCGCAGATAGTAGATGGGAAACTGAGCTATTCTGGAACTAAAAATCAGCAGCCTTCTCTTTTGATTGGTCCAAGCCAAAACAAGGAATTGCCAAAGGACTTACAACTTCATTTTGATACTGAAGAACTCATCATCAGCAAAGAAAGCAAGGAACTGACCCGCATTCGCTACCACGCCATTCAAACGGAGAGTTTCCAGAGTAAGGAAGATCTTACCCAGGCCATTTCTAAAGACTGGTATCAACAAAACCGGGTCTATATCAGTCTCTTTCTCGTTCTTGGTGCTAGCTTCCTCTTTGGATTGAATTTCTTCATTGTCTCTCTTGGAGCTAGTCTTCTTCTTTATATCACAAAAAAATCACGCCTCTTTTCATTTAGGACTTTTAAAGAGTGCTACCATTTTATCTTGAACTGTTTAGGATTACCCACTCTGATTACGCTTATTTTGGGGCTTTTTGGCCAAAATATGGCAACCCTTATCACTGTACAAAACATTCTTTTTGTTCTTTATCTGGTCACCATTTTTTACAAGACACACTTCCGTGATCCAGATTATCATAAATAG
- a CDS encoding LacI family DNA-binding transcriptional regulator encodes MPVTIKDVAKAAGVSPSTVTRVIQNKSTISDETKKRVRKAMKELNYHPNLNARSLVSSYTQVIGLVLPDDSDAFYQNPFFPSVLRGIAQVASENHYAIQIATGKDAKERLKAISQMVYGKRVDGLIFLYAQEEDPLVKLVADEQFPFLILGKSLSPFIPLVDNDNVQAGFDATEYFIKKGCKRIAFIGGTKKLFVTQDRLMGYELALKRYQLPIDPNLTYFATEFLEDNGYRFSKLLFEHDPNIDAIITIDSLLAAGVCDYIAKHQLDIPVLSFDSVNPKLNLAAYVDINSLELGRVSFETILQIINDAKNNKQICYRQLIGHKIIEK; translated from the coding sequence ATGCCCGTTACGATTAAAGACGTGGCCAAGGCAGCAGGTGTCTCACCTTCAACTGTTACCCGCGTTATTCAAAACAAATCAACGATTAGTGATGAAACCAAAAAACGAGTTCGCAAGGCGATGAAGGAGCTCAACTACCACCCCAATCTCAATGCTCGTAGCTTGGTAAGTAGCTATACTCAAGTTATCGGCCTGGTGCTTCCTGACGACTCGGATGCCTTTTACCAAAATCCTTTCTTCCCATCTGTTCTACGAGGGATCGCCCAAGTGGCATCTGAGAACCACTATGCTATCCAGATTGCAACGGGGAAAGATGCAAAAGAGCGGCTCAAAGCTATTTCCCAGATGGTCTATGGTAAGCGTGTAGATGGTTTGATTTTCCTCTATGCCCAAGAAGAGGATCCTTTGGTTAAGCTAGTAGCAGATGAGCAATTTCCTTTCCTTATCTTAGGTAAATCTCTATCTCCCTTCATTCCGCTCGTCGATAATGACAATGTCCAGGCAGGTTTTGATGCAACAGAATATTTCATCAAAAAAGGATGCAAGCGAATTGCTTTTATCGGAGGAACCAAAAAACTTTTCGTAACACAAGATCGTCTAATGGGTTATGAGTTAGCTCTTAAACGATACCAACTTCCTATTGATCCAAATCTGACCTACTTTGCGACCGAATTTCTTGAAGATAATGGTTATCGCTTTAGTAAACTTCTCTTCGAGCATGATCCAAATATTGATGCTATTATTACTATTGATAGCCTTCTTGCTGCAGGGGTCTGTGATTACATCGCAAAACACCAACTGGATATCCCTGTCCTCAGCTTTGACTCGGTCAACCCTAAACTGAACTTGGCAGCCTATGTGGATATCAATAGCTTAGAACTCGGGCGCGTTTCCTTTGAAACCATTCTCCAGATTATTAACGATGCCAAAAACAATAAACAGATTTGTTACCGCCAGTTGATTGGACACAAAATTATCGAAAAATAA
- a CDS encoding YitT family protein: MKQAKRIKRWRYYLRRFAYQIKILRVLQSISREKYDEKVSASLVYGFLSAVAVNFFFQPGHVYSSGATGLAQIISALSNHWFGFYIPISLTFYAINFPLMILAWYQIGHKFTIFTFITVSMSSLFIQLVPVVTLTEDPIINALFGGVVMGLGIGFALRNNISSGGTDIVSLTIRKKTGKNVGSISFLVNGTIMLIAGLTFGWKYALYSMITIFVSSRVTDAVFTKQKRMQAMIVTNNPDKVIAKIHKKLHRGATMIHDAEGTYNHERKAVLITVITRAEFNDFKHIMKQVDPTAFVSVSENVHILGRFVETDN, encoded by the coding sequence ATGAAACAAGCAAAACGAATTAAGCGGTGGCGCTATTACCTGCGCCGCTTTGCTTATCAGATAAAAATCTTACGAGTTTTACAAAGTATCTCTCGGGAAAAATATGATGAGAAAGTATCGGCTTCTCTGGTTTATGGCTTTCTGTCAGCAGTAGCAGTCAATTTCTTTTTTCAACCAGGACACGTTTACTCCAGTGGCGCGACAGGTCTGGCACAGATTATCTCTGCCTTGAGTAATCACTGGTTTGGTTTTTATATTCCGATATCGCTAACCTTTTATGCTATCAATTTTCCGTTGATGATTTTGGCTTGGTATCAGATTGGGCATAAGTTTACAATCTTTACCTTCATCACAGTATCCATGAGTTCCCTCTTTATCCAGCTTGTGCCAGTTGTGACCTTGACAGAGGATCCCATCATCAATGCCCTTTTTGGGGGTGTTGTCATGGGCTTGGGGATTGGTTTTGCGCTCCGTAACAATATTTCTAGCGGAGGTACGGATATCGTCAGTCTGACCATTCGAAAGAAAACGGGTAAGAATGTCGGTAGTATTTCTTTCCTGGTAAATGGGACCATCATGCTGATAGCAGGTTTGACCTTTGGTTGGAAATACGCCCTCTACTCCATGATTACCATCTTTGTCTCCAGTCGTGTGACAGATGCGGTCTTTACAAAGCAAAAACGCATGCAGGCCATGATTGTGACCAATAATCCTGACAAGGTAATCGCAAAAATCCATAAAAAATTGCACCGCGGAGCAACCATGATCCACGATGCAGAAGGAACCTATAATCATGAGAGAAAAGCAGTCTTGATTACGGTTATCACGCGAGCAGAGTTTAATGATTTTAAACACATCATGAAACAGGTCGATCCGACAGCCTTTGTCTCTGTATCCGAAAATGTCCACATCCTAGGACGATTCGTAGAAACAGACAATTAA
- the aspS gene encoding aspartate--tRNA ligase has translation MKRSMYAGRVREEHIGQEMTLKGWVGRRRDLGGLIFIDLRDREGIMQLVINPEKVSAEVMATAESLRSEFVIEVTGQVAAREQANDKLPTGAVELNVTALAVLNTAKTTPFEIKDGIEANDDTRLRYRYLDLRRPEMLENLKLRAKVTHSIRNYLDELEFIDVETPFLSKSTPEGARDYLVPSRVNKGHFYALPQSPQITKQLLMNAGFDRYYQIVKCFRDEDLRGDRQPEFTQVDLETSFLTEQEIQDITEGLIARVMKETKGIEVTLPFPRMKYDDAMALYGSDKPDTRFDMLLQDLTEVVKGVDFKVFSEAPAVKVIVVKGAADNYSRKDIDKMTEVAKQYGAKGLAWVKVVDGELNGPVAKFLTGIQAELTAALGLEDKDLVLFVADTLEVANATLGALRGRIAKELGLIDNDKFNFLWVVDWPMFEWSEEEGRYMSAHHPFTLPQEETAHELEGDLAKVRAIAYDIVLNGYELGGGSLRINQKDLQERMFKALGFSAEEANDQFGFLLEAMDYGFPPHGGLAIGLDRFVMLLAGEENIREVIAFPKNNKATDPMTQAPSTVALKQLEELSLQVEEDETSKTN, from the coding sequence ATGAAACGTAGTATGTATGCTGGTCGTGTTCGTGAGGAACATATCGGACAAGAAATGACCTTGAAAGGATGGGTTGGCCGTCGTCGTGACTTGGGTGGTTTGATCTTTATCGACCTTCGTGACCGTGAAGGAATCATGCAGTTGGTTATCAACCCTGAAAAAGTCTCTGCAGAGGTCATGGCAACAGCTGAAAGTCTTCGTAGTGAGTTTGTCATCGAGGTGACTGGACAAGTCGCTGCGCGTGAGCAAGCTAATGATAAATTGCCGACTGGTGCAGTTGAGTTGAACGTGACAGCTTTGGCAGTGCTTAATACAGCCAAAACAACACCTTTTGAGATTAAAGATGGGATTGAGGCCAATGACGATACACGTTTGCGTTACCGTTACCTTGACCTTCGTCGTCCAGAAATGCTAGAAAACCTTAAGCTTCGTGCTAAGGTGACCCATTCTATCCGTAACTACTTGGATGAGTTGGAGTTTATTGATGTGGAAACACCATTCCTTTCTAAATCAACGCCAGAAGGGGCGCGTGACTATTTGGTACCATCTCGTGTCAATAAAGGGCATTTTTACGCTCTTCCTCAAAGTCCACAAATCACTAAGCAACTCTTGATGAATGCTGGTTTTGATCGTTACTATCAAATCGTTAAATGTTTCCGTGACGAGGACTTGCGTGGAGACCGCCAGCCTGAGTTTACCCAGGTCGACTTGGAAACGTCTTTCCTTACTGAGCAAGAAATCCAAGATATTACAGAAGGTTTGATTGCGCGCGTGATGAAAGAAACCAAAGGCATCGAAGTGACGCTTCCATTCCCTCGTATGAAATACGATGACGCTATGGCTCTTTACGGTTCTGACAAACCTGACACCCGTTTTGATATGTTGCTTCAGGACTTGACAGAAGTGGTCAAAGGTGTTGATTTCAAAGTCTTCTCAGAAGCACCTGCTGTGAAAGTCATTGTAGTCAAAGGAGCTGCGGACAACTACTCACGTAAAGACATCGACAAGATGACCGAAGTAGCTAAGCAGTATGGTGCTAAAGGTCTTGCTTGGGTCAAGGTGGTTGATGGAGAATTAAATGGACCAGTTGCCAAGTTCTTGACTGGTATCCAAGCAGAATTGACTGCAGCACTTGGTCTTGAAGATAAGGACTTGGTTCTATTTGTGGCAGATACGCTTGAGGTAGCCAATGCAACACTTGGTGCCCTTCGTGGACGTATTGCCAAAGAGCTGGGCTTGATTGATAATGATAAGTTCAACTTCCTTTGGGTGGTTGATTGGCCAATGTTTGAATGGTCTGAAGAAGAAGGTCGTTACATGAGCGCCCACCATCCATTCACTCTTCCACAGGAAGAAACAGCTCACGAATTAGAAGGTGATTTGGCTAAGGTTCGTGCCATTGCTTACGATATCGTCTTGAACGGTTATGAACTTGGTGGTGGTAGTCTTCGTATCAACCAAAAAGACCTTCAAGAACGCATGTTCAAGGCTCTTGGTTTCTCAGCTGAAGAAGCCAATGACCAGTTTGGCTTCCTTCTTGAAGCCATGGACTATGGTTTCCCACCCCACGGTGGCTTGGCTATCGGTCTTGACCGTTTTGTGATGCTCTTAGCAGGAGAAGAAAATATCCGTGAAGTCATTGCCTTTCCTAAGAACAACAAGGCAACCGACCCAATGACACAAGCTCCATCAACAGTCGCTCTCAAACAACTAGAGGAGCTCAGCTTACAAGTAGAAGAAGATGAAACAAGCAAAACGAATTAA
- a CDS encoding type II CAAX endopeptidase family protein, translated as MKLLKNLGWFLLAILSFFFGYGLVQSMALSALGLGASIFGVLPLYVVLSGAYVYGVYRWYQTEKVSIQTTAFNRYIWLPTLVLLVAITAQFFLPEDPSVNQQIVSQLTVAQPVFGFFMVVVFAPLTEELIFRGMLARYLFPKQNNSKQTALFLLVSSVLFALIHFPGTLQQFLVYASLGLSLGLAYVSRKGLLYSISLHALNNLIGFLMILML; from the coding sequence ATGAAATTACTTAAAAATCTTGGCTGGTTTCTTCTAGCTATTCTATCCTTTTTCTTTGGCTATGGTCTGGTTCAGAGTATGGCTTTGTCAGCTCTTGGACTAGGGGCTTCAATCTTTGGAGTCTTACCACTTTATGTCGTCCTATCAGGGGCCTATGTTTATGGAGTTTACAGATGGTATCAGACAGAAAAGGTTAGCATCCAGACGACAGCTTTTAATCGTTATATCTGGTTGCCTACTCTGGTTTTGCTAGTGGCGATTACAGCCCAGTTCTTTTTGCCAGAAGATCCGTCAGTCAATCAACAAATCGTATCACAATTGACAGTTGCTCAGCCTGTATTTGGTTTCTTTATGGTGGTAGTCTTTGCTCCTCTGACGGAAGAACTCATCTTTAGAGGGATGCTGGCGCGCTATCTCTTTCCTAAGCAGAACAACAGCAAACAGACAGCTCTGTTTCTCCTCGTATCAAGTGTGCTTTTTGCCTTGATTCATTTTCCAGGGACTTTGCAACAGTTTTTAGTTTATGCTAGTCTGGGATTAAGTTTGGGTCTGGCTTATGTAAGCCGAAAAGGTCTTCTTTATAGTATTTCTCTCCACGCTTTGAATAATTTAATCGGCTTTTTGATGATACTCATGCTATAA
- the hisS gene encoding histidine--tRNA ligase has translation MKLQKPKGTQDILPAESAKWQYVEGFAREIFKRYNYAEVRTPIFEHYEVISRSVGDTTDIVTKEMYDFYDKGDRHITLRPEGTAPVVRSYVENKLFAPEVQKPSKFYYMGPMFRYERPQAGRLRQFHQIGVECFGSSNPATDVETIAMAAHFLKEIGIQGVKLHLNTLGNPESRAAYRQALIDYLTPIKETLSKDSQRRLEENPLRVLDSKEKEDKVAVENAPSILDFLDEESQAHFDAVRQMLENLGVDYIIDTNMVRGLDYYNHTIFEFITEIEGNDLTVCAGGRYDGLVAYFGGPETAGFGFGLGVERLLLILEKQGVALPIENALDVYIAVLGEGANVKALELVQALRQQGFKAERDYLNRKLKAQFKSADVFAAKTLITLGESEVESGQVTVKNNQTREEVQVSLDAINQNFSEIFEKLGF, from the coding sequence ATGAAATTACAAAAACCTAAAGGAACGCAGGATATTTTACCTGCTGAGTCTGCCAAGTGGCAGTACGTTGAGGGCTTTGCCCGTGAAATTTTCAAGCGCTATAACTATGCAGAAGTGCGCACGCCTATTTTTGAGCATTACGAGGTCATCAGTCGCTCTGTCGGAGATACGACCGATATCGTAACCAAGGAAATGTATGATTTTTATGACAAGGGTGACCGCCATATTACCCTTCGTCCAGAAGGAACTGCGCCTGTTGTCCGTTCCTATGTGGAAAATAAACTCTTTGCCCCAGAAGTGCAAAAGCCAAGTAAGTTCTACTATATGGGCCCTATGTTCCGTTATGAGCGTCCACAAGCAGGTCGTTTACGCCAGTTCCACCAGATTGGTGTCGAGTGCTTTGGCTCTAGTAATCCAGCTACCGATGTGGAAACCATCGCTATGGCGGCTCATTTCTTGAAAGAAATCGGCATCCAAGGTGTCAAATTGCACCTTAACACTCTCGGAAATCCTGAGAGCCGTGCTGCTTATCGTCAGGCCTTGATCGACTATTTGACACCGATCAAGGAGACCTTGTCTAAGGATAGCCAACGTCGTTTGGAGGAAAATCCTCTCCGTGTCTTGGACTCTAAGGAAAAAGAAGACAAGGTGGCAGTAGAGAATGCGCCGTCTATCTTGGACTTCCTTGATGAAGAAAGCCAAGCCCACTTTGATGCTGTGCGTCAGATGTTGGAAAATCTGGGTGTAGACTATATCATCGATACCAATATGGTGCGTGGTCTGGACTACTACAACCACACCATTTTCGAATTCATCACAGAGATTGAGGGTAATGACTTGACGGTCTGTGCGGGTGGTCGCTACGATGGTTTGGTTGCCTACTTTGGTGGCCCTGAAACTGCTGGATTTGGATTTGGGCTTGGTGTAGAGCGCCTGCTTCTCATCCTTGAAAAGCAAGGTGTGGCCCTCCCTATCGAAAACGCTCTAGATGTTTATATCGCAGTCTTGGGTGAAGGAGCAAATGTTAAGGCCTTGGAATTGGTACAAGCCCTTCGCCAACAAGGATTCAAAGCAGAGCGTGATTACCTTAACCGTAAACTCAAAGCTCAGTTCAAGTCCGCCGATGTCTTTGCGGCTAAGACTCTCATTACTCTAGGCGAGAGTGAAGTTGAAAGCGGACAAGTGACGGTCAAAAACAACCAAACTCGAGAAGAAGTTCAAGTGTCACTTGATGCTATCAATCAAAATTTCTCAGAAATCTTTGAAAAATTAGGCTTTTAA
- a CDS encoding metal-sulfur cluster assembly factor, which produces MRDDIKINDRALALQDQIIEKLEKVFDTDVELDVYNLGLIYEINLDETGLCKIVMTFTDTACDCAESLPIEIVAGLKQIEGIEDVKVEVTWSPAWKITRISRYGRIALGLPPR; this is translated from the coding sequence ATGAGAGACGATATCAAAATCAATGACCGCGCTTTGGCCTTACAAGACCAAATTATCGAAAAACTAGAGAAGGTTTTTGATACAGATGTGGAATTGGATGTTTACAATCTGGGCTTGATTTATGAAATCAATCTGGATGAAACAGGTCTCTGTAAGATTGTCATGACCTTTACCGACACTGCCTGCGATTGCGCCGAAAGCCTGCCTATCGAAATCGTGGCAGGTCTAAAACAAATCGAAGGTATCGAGGACGTCAAGGTTGAAGTTACCTGGTCGCCTGCCTGGAAGATCACACGAATCAGTCGCTACGGCCGTATTGCCCTTGGACTGCCACCTCGTTAA
- a CDS encoding ATP-dependent helicase: protein MKHVVSLDKDGNLVYKGLLTAKEIATIDEIKNALEQEIPQIEADLEEVYGKSVLYKYNLGKFLGELLTKYNISASERKQFWDEIKTFATKENRRRDESKNAETRSFYGQCYRLSQFDQEVVEKLSWRQWQDILDRVLNREDERIFEWIRNKKEKIREDDWREFEKGLHLYLKSKDTSVFTNDELFEIYESILNMSQYWRIAFDKFKKDFPDSAKIKSKGRRSKKYQSTCFQLKRELHKPLDDSIFEKAFELAMR, encoded by the coding sequence ATGAAACACGTGGTATCATTGGATAAAGATGGTAATCTAGTATATAAGGGTCTACTTACCGCAAAAGAAATTGCCACTATAGATGAGATTAAAAATGCACTTGAACAAGAAATCCCTCAAATTGAAGCAGATCTAGAGGAGGTATATGGTAAAAGTGTGTTGTACAAATACAATCTGGGTAAATTTCTGGGAGAATTACTAACTAAATATAATATATCTGCTTCTGAACGCAAACAATTTTGGGATGAAATCAAAACATTTGCTACGAAAGAAAATCGTCGCAGAGATGAAAGTAAGAATGCTGAAACCCGTAGTTTCTATGGTCAGTGCTATAGATTGTCGCAATTTGATCAAGAAGTAGTAGAAAAACTTTCTTGGCGCCAATGGCAAGATATTCTTGATAGAGTTCTCAATAGAGAAGATGAAAGAATATTTGAGTGGATTAGAAATAAAAAAGAGAAAATCCGTGAAGATGACTGGCGTGAATTTGAAAAAGGCTTACACCTATATTTGAAAAGCAAGGATACATCGGTTTTTACGAATGATGAGCTGTTTGAAATATACGAATCGATTCTAAATATGAGTCAATATTGGCGTATTGCTTTTGATAAGTTCAAAAAAGATTTTCCCGACAGTGCAAAAATTAAATCCAAAGGACGTAGATCGAAGAAATATCAATCGACTTGTTTCCAACTTAAACGAGAACTACACAAGCCTCTCGATGACAGTATATTTGAAAAAGCATTTGAATTGGCAATGAGATAA